Proteins encoded in a region of the Sphingomonas sp. HMP9 genome:
- a CDS encoding alpha-amylase family glycosyl hydrolase, with amino-acid sequence MSIAAAILLALSGATAVPPADYRARAPKDEVIYFVLPDRFENADPSNDRGGIAGDRLKTGYDPTAKGFYHGGDLKGLTKRLDYIQHLGATAIWLGPIFKNKAVQGSPGHESAGYHGYWITDFTQVDPHLGTNADMTAFVDAAHARGMKVYMDIIINHTADVIQYRECSVGAPCPYRDRAAYPYQRKGGVGGKALNGGFVGDDVRTAANFAKLTDTTYAYTPYVPAAERAVKVPAWLNDPIYYHNRGDTTFMNESSTMGDFSGLDDVMTENPRVVSGMIDIFGSWIDRFKVDGFRIDTARHVNPEFWAQFVPAMLTRAQAKGIPNFHIFGEVSDHELRPAVLAQHTVVDKLPAVLDFAFRQAVVETVAGTRGTDAFEALFDGDVLYAKGVDTAAILPTFTGNHDDGRFATFVRKAFPQASDAEVLKRVLLSNAMLLTLRGVPTIYSGDEQGFVGDGNDQDAREDMFASRVAIYNDNRLLGTTKTTATESFGETNPLFRQIAELAKIRIAHPALTRGRTLLRSRSETPGLLAVSRFDPTTGAETLLAFNTSAKPLTQAVQVETGSTRFTTLAGQCAPRAAAPGSVTLTLPAFGYAVCAAETR; translated from the coding sequence ATGAGCATCGCCGCCGCCATCCTGCTTGCGTTGTCCGGCGCGACCGCCGTGCCGCCCGCCGACTACCGCGCGCGCGCGCCGAAGGACGAGGTCATCTACTTCGTCCTGCCCGACCGGTTCGAGAATGCCGACCCTTCGAACGATCGCGGCGGGATCGCCGGCGATCGGTTGAAGACGGGCTATGATCCGACCGCGAAGGGCTTCTACCACGGCGGCGATCTGAAGGGCCTGACCAAGCGGCTCGACTATATCCAGCATCTCGGCGCGACCGCGATCTGGCTCGGGCCGATCTTCAAGAACAAGGCGGTACAGGGTTCGCCGGGTCACGAGTCCGCGGGCTATCACGGCTATTGGATCACCGACTTCACGCAGGTCGATCCGCATCTTGGCACCAACGCCGACATGACCGCGTTCGTCGACGCCGCGCACGCACGCGGGATGAAGGTGTATATGGACATCATCATCAACCACACCGCCGACGTGATCCAGTACCGCGAATGCTCGGTCGGCGCGCCCTGCCCGTACCGCGACCGCGCCGCGTATCCGTACCAGCGCAAGGGCGGTGTCGGCGGCAAGGCTTTAAATGGTGGGTTTGTGGGTGACGATGTGCGGACAGCGGCGAACTTCGCCAAGCTGACCGACACGACCTATGCCTACACGCCGTACGTGCCCGCTGCCGAGCGTGCTGTGAAGGTGCCGGCCTGGCTCAACGACCCGATCTATTACCATAATCGCGGCGACACGACTTTCATGAACGAGAGCTCGACGATGGGCGATTTCTCGGGACTCGACGACGTGATGACGGAAAATCCGCGCGTCGTGAGCGGGATGATCGACATCTTCGGATCGTGGATCGACCGGTTCAAGGTCGACGGCTTCCGCATCGATACCGCGCGCCACGTGAACCCCGAATTCTGGGCACAGTTCGTGCCGGCGATGCTGACGCGGGCACAAGCGAAAGGGATCCCGAACTTCCACATCTTCGGCGAAGTCTCGGATCACGAGCTTCGCCCCGCCGTGCTTGCGCAGCACACGGTCGTCGACAAGCTGCCCGCGGTGCTCGACTTTGCGTTCCGCCAGGCGGTGGTCGAGACGGTCGCGGGTACGCGCGGCACCGATGCGTTCGAGGCGTTGTTCGACGGCGACGTGCTGTATGCGAAGGGCGTCGACACCGCGGCGATCCTGCCGACCTTCACCGGCAACCACGACGACGGCCGCTTCGCAACGTTCGTGCGGAAGGCGTTCCCGCAGGCGTCCGACGCGGAAGTGCTCAAGCGCGTGCTGCTGTCGAACGCGATGCTGCTGACGTTGCGCGGCGTGCCGACGATCTATTCGGGCGACGAGCAGGGCTTCGTCGGCGACGGCAACGACCAGGACGCGCGCGAGGACATGTTCGCATCGAGGGTCGCGATCTATAACGACAATCGGCTGCTCGGCACGACCAAGACGACCGCGACCGAGAGCTTCGGCGAGACCAATCCGCTGTTCCGCCAGATCGCCGAACTCGCGAAGATCCGCATTGCGCATCCGGCGCTCACGCGGGGCCGTACGCTCCTCCGCAGCCGCAGCGAGACGCCGGGCCTGCTCGCGGTGTCGCGCTTCGATCCGACGACGGGTGCGGAAACCCTGCTCGCGTTCAACACCTCGGCCAAGCCGCTGACGCAGGCCGTGCAGGTCGAGACCGGCTCTACGCGCTTCACCACACTTGCCGGGCAGTGCGCGCCTCGCGCTGCCGCTCCCGGCAGTGTGACACTCACCCTGCCCGCGTTCGGCTATGCCGTCTGCGCCGCGGAGACTCGTTGA
- a CDS encoding tryptophan halogenase family protein: MANHPLRIVIAGGGTAGWMAAATFARFLETGYEIDLIESDAIGTVGVGEATIPQIHLFNDALGLDEDAFLRATGGTFKLGIEFVDWFKPGHRYMHAFGDVGRDVGLLPFHQYWLRARSLGLAGDLGAYSLNTHAALGERMQRGPARTSHALPSMPYAYHFDAGLYARYLRRYSETRGVNRIEGKIVRVTRDGESGDVSGLVLKDGTTVAADLYVDCTGFRGLLIEEALGTGYEDWTHWLPCDRAIAVPSARSDAFTPYTRSTANAAGWQWRIPLQHRTGNGVVFSIAHMSEDEATATLLAGLDTPAMADPRTIEFRTGRRKRMWNRNVVALGLAAGFMEPLESTSIHLIQSAISRLLKLLPGRVIADADRAEFNRQSDFEYDRIRDFIILHYKATERDDTPFWRQCRDMAVPDTLAAKIELWRGNGHIVREHEELFTEVGWLQVLAGQGIMPAGHHPLADAISTSDLGEFMDTIDKLNAREAGQMQDHAAFVAQHCAASAGLGA; the protein is encoded by the coding sequence ATGGCCAATCACCCTTTGCGTATCGTGATCGCCGGTGGCGGTACCGCCGGCTGGATGGCCGCCGCCACCTTCGCACGGTTCCTGGAGACAGGATACGAGATCGACCTGATCGAGTCCGACGCAATCGGCACGGTCGGTGTGGGCGAAGCGACGATTCCACAGATCCATTTGTTCAACGACGCGCTTGGGCTCGACGAGGACGCGTTCCTTCGCGCGACCGGCGGCACGTTCAAGCTCGGCATCGAGTTCGTCGACTGGTTCAAGCCAGGGCATCGCTACATGCATGCGTTTGGCGACGTCGGGCGCGACGTCGGGCTGTTGCCGTTCCACCAATATTGGCTGCGCGCGCGGTCGCTCGGGCTGGCCGGCGATCTCGGCGCCTATTCGCTCAACACGCACGCCGCGCTTGGCGAGCGGATGCAGCGTGGTCCTGCCCGAACGTCGCACGCGCTGCCGTCGATGCCGTACGCCTATCATTTCGATGCCGGCCTCTATGCGCGCTATCTGCGACGCTATTCCGAGACGCGCGGCGTCAACCGGATCGAGGGGAAGATCGTCCGCGTCACGCGCGACGGCGAGAGCGGCGATGTCTCCGGCTTGGTGCTTAAGGACGGCACGACTGTCGCTGCCGATCTTTATGTCGACTGCACCGGCTTTCGCGGGCTGCTGATTGAGGAGGCGCTCGGCACCGGGTATGAAGACTGGACGCATTGGCTGCCGTGCGATCGCGCGATCGCGGTGCCGTCGGCGCGCAGCGATGCGTTCACGCCCTACACGCGCTCGACTGCAAACGCTGCGGGCTGGCAGTGGCGCATCCCATTGCAGCACCGCACCGGCAACGGCGTCGTCTTCTCCATCGCGCATATGAGTGAGGACGAAGCGACCGCGACGTTGCTGGCCGGGCTCGACACGCCGGCGATGGCCGACCCGCGGACGATCGAATTCCGTACCGGTCGGCGCAAGCGGATGTGGAACCGCAACGTCGTCGCGCTCGGGCTCGCCGCCGGGTTCATGGAGCCGCTTGAATCGACCAGCATCCACCTGATCCAGTCGGCGATCTCGCGGCTGCTCAAGCTGTTGCCGGGCCGCGTGATCGCCGACGCCGATCGTGCCGAGTTCAACCGCCAGAGCGATTTCGAATACGACCGGATCCGCGACTTCATCATCCTGCACTATAAGGCGACGGAGCGCGACGACACGCCGTTCTGGCGCCAGTGCCGCGACATGGCGGTCCCCGACACGCTCGCCGCGAAGATCGAATTGTGGCGCGGCAACGGACACATCGTCCGCGAGCATGAGGAGTTGTTTACCGAAGTCGGCTGGCTCCAGGTGCTGGCGGGACAAGGCATCATGCCGGCGGGCCACCACCCACTGGCGGACGCGATATCGACGAGCGATCTGGGGGAATTCATGGATACGATCGACAAGCTGAATGCGCGCGAGGCTGGCCAGATGCAGGACCATGCGGCGTTCGTCGCACAGCATTGCGCCGCATCCGCAGGGCTCGGCGCATGA
- a CDS encoding TonB-dependent receptor: MSNFAPCRARATTGVSAHSRLALRVSATALAAALILPGQAVFAQATPGTPNANSTAPAQVDAVPTVAAPTPQPADAAPPAPQDDAAGGDEIVVTGIRAGLESSAKIKRQSVLIVDSISAEDVGKLPDVSIADSLARLPGVTAQRLEGRDQRLSIRGLGPDFSTTLLNGREQVTTGDNRGVEFDQYPSEFFKTVNVYKSADASLIAAGVAGTVDLRMLRPLDQAHRIIAVSARAQMNGIDKLNPDGTRYGYRASATYVDKFANDTLGIAIGVSATQTPSQDERYNAWGYSGTGTAADPFLLNGAKPYVQSNELKRYGGVATIEWQPSDSFHSTFDALYSHFEETQILRGIEFPLAGQLTTPTSPGGTTVSGVTVSNGFATGATFSNVFAVQRNDYNQRKADNFSLGWNNDLKLTESIHLNVDASWSRAKRTDFLLETNTGTGFAKSGVADTVSVKQNGNGTYTFSPTLDYTNTNIFKLTDPQGWGNNGTQQVVQSGFLNRPSFKDDLKSLRASLNGEFSDSVVKGWEAGGNYSQRKKTSAYTSYFLCPTGGGTNCTVASNSPLSGNVPNDALLGKNVALDYLGIPQMLTLDPLYLYNNALNAAFNGRPSALVRDNVVLEKIWTGYAKVTIDGLVGDKPLKGSIGAQVVHSDQSSTGQIASVVGGAVTIAPVTQSVKYTNFLPSATMSVELIPLGFVKVGASQTMVRPRLDQERVTQDVAINLTNIGQTPAGLFPVFTSTGGNVNLKPYQSTNIDLSFEKYFNGGGYVALSGYFKHLTDFVDPNNALAYDFSALLPALTAAQQAQVIAAGQTIGNVSSPANTGRGEVLGVEGTVSLPFKAITSALDGFGIFASGNYTQSTIKYGSNPTQAITLPGLSKYTASGTIYFEKWGFQARANYRYRSSFLAEVAGLSANPTYRTARSEAILDAQIGYEFQSGPLANFAILAQAKNLTDRPFVTYQNDDPRQVIDYQRYGRDYYVGITYKF; this comes from the coding sequence ATGAGCAATTTTGCACCGTGCCGCGCGCGCGCCACGACCGGCGTTTCCGCGCACAGCCGCCTCGCGCTCCGGGTCAGCGCCACCGCGCTCGCCGCCGCGCTGATCCTGCCTGGCCAGGCCGTGTTCGCGCAGGCGACGCCCGGCACGCCAAACGCGAATTCGACCGCACCCGCGCAGGTCGATGCGGTACCGACCGTCGCCGCACCGACGCCGCAGCCCGCCGATGCCGCGCCGCCTGCTCCGCAGGACGATGCGGCCGGCGGTGACGAGATCGTCGTCACCGGCATCCGCGCCGGCCTGGAATCCTCCGCCAAGATCAAGCGCCAGTCGGTCCTGATCGTCGACTCGATCTCGGCCGAAGACGTCGGCAAGCTGCCCGACGTGTCGATCGCGGACTCGCTCGCTCGACTGCCCGGCGTGACCGCACAGCGTCTCGAAGGCCGCGACCAGCGCCTGTCGATCCGCGGCCTTGGTCCCGATTTCTCGACCACGCTGCTCAACGGCCGCGAACAGGTCACGACCGGCGACAATCGGGGCGTCGAGTTCGACCAATATCCGTCGGAATTCTTCAAGACCGTCAACGTCTACAAGTCGGCCGACGCCTCGCTGATCGCCGCGGGTGTCGCCGGCACGGTCGACCTGCGCATGCTGCGTCCGCTCGACCAGGCGCACCGGATCATTGCGGTCAGCGCACGCGCGCAGATGAACGGCATCGACAAGCTCAATCCCGATGGCACGCGCTACGGCTATCGTGCGTCGGCGACCTATGTCGACAAGTTCGCCAACGACACGCTGGGCATCGCGATCGGCGTGTCGGCGACGCAGACGCCGTCGCAAGACGAGCGGTACAACGCATGGGGCTATAGCGGCACCGGCACTGCGGCCGATCCGTTCCTGCTCAACGGCGCCAAGCCGTACGTCCAGTCGAACGAACTCAAGCGCTATGGCGGCGTCGCAACGATCGAGTGGCAGCCGTCCGACAGCTTCCACTCGACCTTCGACGCGCTGTATTCGCACTTCGAGGAAACGCAGATCCTGCGCGGCATTGAATTCCCGCTGGCGGGTCAGTTGACGACGCCGACCTCGCCCGGCGGCACGACCGTTTCCGGAGTGACGGTCAGCAACGGCTTTGCCACCGGCGCGACGTTCAGCAATGTCTTTGCGGTCCAGCGCAACGATTATAACCAGCGCAAGGCGGACAATTTCTCGCTCGGCTGGAACAACGATCTCAAGCTGACCGAGAGCATCCACCTCAACGTCGATGCAAGCTGGAGCCGTGCGAAGCGCACCGACTTCCTGCTCGAGACCAATACCGGCACCGGTTTCGCCAAGAGCGGCGTGGCAGATACCGTCTCCGTCAAGCAGAACGGCAACGGCACCTACACCTTCTCGCCGACGCTCGATTACACCAACACCAACATCTTCAAGCTGACCGATCCGCAAGGGTGGGGCAACAACGGCACACAGCAGGTCGTCCAGTCGGGCTTCCTCAACCGGCCGAGCTTCAAGGACGATCTGAAGTCGCTGCGCGCCAGCCTCAACGGCGAATTCTCGGATAGCGTGGTCAAGGGCTGGGAAGCCGGCGGCAACTATAGCCAGCGCAAGAAGACCAGCGCGTACACCTCCTATTTCCTGTGCCCGACGGGCGGCGGCACCAACTGCACCGTGGCGAGCAATTCGCCGCTGAGCGGCAACGTGCCAAACGACGCACTGCTCGGCAAGAACGTGGCACTCGATTACCTTGGCATCCCGCAGATGCTGACGCTCGATCCGCTGTACCTCTATAACAACGCGCTTAACGCGGCGTTCAATGGGCGGCCGTCCGCGCTGGTCCGTGACAATGTCGTGCTCGAGAAGATCTGGACCGGCTATGCCAAGGTCACGATCGACGGCCTGGTCGGCGACAAGCCGCTCAAGGGCTCGATCGGTGCGCAGGTCGTGCATTCGGACCAGAGCTCGACTGGGCAGATCGCCAGCGTCGTCGGTGGCGCGGTGACGATCGCACCAGTAACGCAGTCGGTGAAGTACACCAACTTCCTGCCGTCGGCGACGATGTCGGTCGAACTGATCCCGTTGGGCTTCGTCAAGGTTGGCGCCTCGCAGACCATGGTGCGCCCGCGCCTGGACCAGGAGCGCGTCACGCAGGACGTTGCGATCAATCTGACCAATATCGGCCAGACGCCGGCCGGGCTGTTCCCGGTGTTCACGTCGACCGGCGGCAACGTCAATCTGAAGCCGTATCAGTCGACCAACATCGATCTGTCGTTCGAGAAGTATTTCAACGGTGGCGGCTATGTCGCGCTGTCGGGCTATTTCAAGCACCTCACCGACTTCGTCGATCCGAACAACGCGTTGGCCTATGACTTCTCGGCACTGTTGCCCGCACTGACCGCGGCGCAGCAGGCGCAGGTGATCGCGGCCGGCCAGACCATCGGCAACGTCTCGTCGCCCGCCAATACCGGACGCGGCGAAGTGCTCGGCGTCGAGGGCACGGTGTCGCTGCCGTTCAAGGCGATCACGTCCGCGCTCGACGGGTTCGGTATCTTCGCAAGCGGCAACTATACGCAGTCGACGATCAAGTACGGCAGCAACCCGACCCAAGCGATCACGCTGCCCGGGCTGTCCAAATACACCGCCAGCGGCACCATCTATTTCGAGAAATGGGGCTTCCAGGCGCGCGCGAACTATCGCTACCGTTCGAGCTTCCTTGCCGAAGTGGCGGGTCTGTCAGCCAACCCGACCTACCGCACCGCGCGGTCCGAGGCCATTTTGGATGCGCAGATCGGCTATGAGTTCCAGTCGGGGCCGCTCGCGAACTTCGCGATCCTGGCGCAGGCGAAGAACCTGACCGACCGGCCGTTCGTGACGTATCAGAACGACGATCCGCGCCAGGTGATCGATTACCAGCGTTATGGTCGCGACTACTATGTCGGCATCACGTACAAGTTCTGA